A single Brevundimonas sp. M20 DNA region contains:
- the ccmB gene encoding heme exporter protein CcmB, translating to MKALMILWRRELALAWAGGGGPLLACGFFLCLTVLVPLASGSDPAALRPVAGGIAWVALAVSSILSLERLFERDFEDGTLDLLALGPAPLELAVIAKAKAQWLAVGWPLAVTAPVAAITLGLPVSLAPLAALAALIGGLGFALTGALGAALALGSKRGGLLIAVVVLPLFIPPVVFGAGALERAANGQSPGPALAFLIAYVLFAAVITPFAGAAAIRNAQG from the coding sequence ATGAAGGCGCTGATGATCCTGTGGCGACGCGAACTGGCTTTGGCCTGGGCGGGCGGGGGCGGGCCCTTGCTGGCCTGTGGCTTCTTCCTGTGCCTGACGGTGCTGGTGCCGCTGGCCTCGGGCAGTGATCCGGCGGCGTTGAGACCGGTCGCGGGCGGCATCGCCTGGGTGGCGTTGGCGGTGTCCTCGATCCTGTCGCTGGAGCGGCTGTTCGAGCGGGATTTCGAGGACGGGACGCTGGACCTGCTGGCGCTCGGTCCCGCGCCGCTGGAGTTGGCGGTCATCGCCAAGGCCAAGGCGCAATGGCTGGCGGTCGGCTGGCCGCTGGCGGTGACCGCGCCGGTGGCGGCGATCACGCTCGGCCTGCCGGTGTCGCTGGCTCCGCTGGCCGCGCTGGCGGCCCTGATCGGCGGACTGGGCTTCGCCCTGACCGGCGCGCTGGGCGCGGCTTTGGCGTTGGGCTCGAAGCGCGGGGGTCTGCTGATCGCGGTGGTCGTCCTGCCCCTGTTCATCCCGCCGGTGGTGTTCGGGGCGGGAGCGCTGGAACGGGCGGCGAACGGTCAGTCGCCGGGACCGGCGCTGGCCTTCCTGATCGCCTATGTGCTGTTCGCCGCCGTGATCACGCCTTTCGCGGGCGCCGCGGCGATCCGCAACGCCCAGGGCTGA
- the ccmA gene encoding heme ABC exporter ATP-binding protein CcmA, with the protein MITVDGLTLSRGERVLFRNLSFSVASGEAVALTGANGAGKTSLLRALAGFLRPDTGSIAFADVEADEARTRHLHWLGHLDGLKGARRAREELMFQARWLGAGADGLAAAVDVLALTPLLDLEVRKLSAGQRRRLAFARLIAVQRPIWLLDEPLSPLDARWREAMGVLMKAHLDRGGCILSAVHDPLPIPARSLDIGLAPGDAA; encoded by the coding sequence ATGATCACCGTCGATGGTCTGACCCTGTCGCGCGGCGAACGGGTTCTGTTCCGAAATCTTTCCTTTTCAGTGGCTTCCGGCGAGGCCGTGGCCCTGACCGGCGCGAACGGGGCGGGCAAGACCAGCCTGCTGCGGGCGCTGGCCGGCTTCCTGCGTCCGGACACGGGCAGCATCGCCTTCGCCGACGTCGAGGCGGACGAGGCGCGCACCAGACATCTGCACTGGCTGGGCCATCTGGACGGTCTGAAGGGCGCACGCCGGGCGCGGGAAGAACTGATGTTTCAGGCCCGGTGGCTGGGGGCCGGCGCGGACGGGCTCGCGGCGGCCGTGGATGTGCTGGCGCTGACCCCCCTGCTGGACCTGGAGGTGCGTAAGCTGTCGGCGGGGCAGAGGAGACGGCTGGCCTTCGCGCGACTGATCGCCGTGCAGCGCCCGATCTGGCTGCTGGACGAGCCGCTCAGCCCGCTGGACGCGCGCTGGCGCGAGGCCATGGGAGTGCTGATGAAGGCGCATCTGGATCGCGGCGGATGCATCCTCTCCGCCGTCCATGATCCCCTGCCGATCCCGGCGCGGTCTCTCGACATCGGCCTTGCCCCGGGAGACGCCGCATGA
- the acnA gene encoding aconitate hydratase AcnA, protein MPSIDSLKTRQDLSVGRKKYAYYSLPAAEEAGLTGISRLPRSMKVLLENLLRNEDGVSVTEADLKAVAAWIENKGSVEHEIAFRPARVLMQDFTGVPAVVDLAAMRDAMAKLGADATKINPLVPVDLVIDHSVMVDHFGTAKAFNQNVEREYERNIERYNFLRWGSSAFNNFRVVPPGTGICHQVNLENLAQTVWTLEEGKKTVAYPDTVVGTDSHTTMINGLAVLGWGVGGIEAEAAMLGQPIPMLIPEVIGFKLTGKLPEGATATDLVLTVTQMLRKKGVVGKFVEFFGDALTGLTLEDQATIANMAPEYGATCGFFPVSQATIDFLTATGRDKARVALVEAYAKAQGLWIDENSEEPVFTDTLELDLASVVPSLAGPKRPQDRVELTTAAPEFEGHLTGTFARAADAERVAVEGEKFTVGDGDVVIAAITSCTNTSNPSVLIAAGLVARKALALGLKPKPWVKTSLAPGSQVVTDYLTDAGLQKDLDAIGFNLVGYGCTTCIGNSGPLDPAISKAINDNGIVATSVLSGNRNFEGRVNPDVQANYLASPPLVVAYALAGSMRIDITKDPIGQDKKGNDVFLKDIWPTSAEVAEIQRKSVTPAMFAKRYKDVFKGDKHWQAIKVTGGQTYEWDGTSTYVANPPYFEGLSMEPKPVQDIVEGRVLAIFGDSITTDHISPAGSIKKTSPAGQWLTNHGVDALDFNSYGARRGHHEVMMRGTFANIRIRNKITPEIEGGVTRHFPSGDVMSIYDAAMRYQSEGRPLVVFAGKEYGTGSSRDWAAKGTNLLGVRAVIAESFERIHRSNLIGMGVVPLQFKQDGWHKLGLTGEEIVTIRGLTDANVGKLKPRQDLWVEMFRPSDGKMARFPVRCRIDNQTELEYLRAGGVMPYVLRNLAGGEVAEAPAAAD, encoded by the coding sequence ATGCCGTCGATCGACAGCCTCAAGACCCGCCAGGACCTTTCGGTCGGGCGCAAGAAATACGCCTATTACAGCCTTCCCGCCGCCGAGGAAGCCGGTCTGACCGGGATTTCCCGCCTGCCGCGCTCGATGAAGGTGCTGCTGGAGAACCTGCTGCGCAACGAGGACGGCGTCTCGGTGACCGAGGCTGACCTCAAGGCCGTCGCCGCCTGGATCGAGAACAAGGGCTCGGTCGAGCACGAGATCGCCTTCCGCCCGGCCCGCGTGCTGATGCAGGACTTCACCGGTGTTCCGGCCGTCGTGGATCTGGCCGCGATGCGCGACGCCATGGCCAAGCTCGGCGCCGACGCCACCAAGATCAACCCGCTGGTCCCCGTCGATCTGGTCATCGACCACTCGGTCATGGTCGACCACTTCGGCACCGCCAAGGCCTTCAACCAGAACGTCGAGCGTGAGTACGAGCGCAACATCGAGCGCTACAACTTCCTGCGCTGGGGGTCGTCGGCCTTCAATAATTTCCGCGTCGTGCCCCCCGGCACCGGCATCTGCCACCAGGTGAACCTGGAAAATCTGGCCCAGACCGTCTGGACGCTGGAAGAAGGCAAGAAGACCGTCGCCTACCCGGACACCGTGGTCGGCACCGACAGCCACACCACCATGATCAACGGCCTGGCCGTTCTGGGCTGGGGCGTCGGCGGCATCGAGGCTGAAGCCGCCATGCTGGGCCAGCCGATCCCGATGCTGATCCCGGAAGTCATCGGCTTCAAGCTGACCGGCAAGCTGCCGGAAGGCGCGACCGCCACCGATCTGGTGCTGACCGTCACCCAGATGCTCCGCAAGAAGGGCGTGGTCGGCAAGTTCGTGGAGTTCTTCGGCGACGCCCTGACCGGCCTGACGCTGGAAGATCAGGCGACCATCGCCAACATGGCCCCGGAATACGGCGCCACCTGCGGCTTCTTCCCGGTGTCGCAAGCCACCATCGACTTCCTGACCGCCACCGGTCGTGACAAGGCGCGCGTCGCCCTGGTCGAGGCCTACGCCAAGGCGCAGGGCCTGTGGATCGACGAAAACTCCGAAGAGCCGGTCTTCACCGACACGCTGGAACTGGATCTGGCCTCGGTCGTGCCGTCGCTGGCCGGTCCGAAGCGTCCGCAGGACCGCGTCGAACTGACCACCGCCGCCCCCGAGTTCGAAGGCCACCTGACCGGCACCTTCGCCCGCGCCGCCGACGCCGAACGCGTCGCGGTCGAGGGCGAGAAGTTCACGGTCGGCGACGGCGACGTCGTCATCGCGGCCATCACCTCCTGCACCAACACCTCCAACCCGTCGGTGCTGATCGCCGCCGGTCTGGTGGCGCGCAAGGCGCTGGCTCTGGGCCTGAAGCCCAAGCCCTGGGTCAAGACCTCGCTGGCCCCCGGCTCGCAGGTCGTCACCGATTACCTGACCGACGCCGGCCTGCAGAAGGATCTGGACGCCATCGGCTTCAACCTGGTCGGCTACGGCTGCACCACCTGCATCGGCAACTCGGGCCCGCTGGACCCGGCGATCTCCAAGGCGATCAACGACAACGGCATCGTCGCCACCTCGGTCCTGTCGGGCAACCGCAATTTCGAAGGCCGCGTGAACCCGGACGTGCAGGCCAACTACCTGGCCTCGCCGCCGCTGGTCGTCGCCTATGCGCTGGCCGGCTCGATGCGCATCGACATCACCAAGGACCCGATCGGTCAGGACAAGAAGGGCAATGACGTCTTCCTGAAGGACATCTGGCCGACCTCGGCCGAAGTCGCCGAAATCCAGCGCAAGTCCGTGACCCCGGCCATGTTCGCCAAGCGCTACAAGGACGTCTTCAAGGGCGACAAGCACTGGCAGGCGATCAAGGTCACCGGCGGCCAGACCTATGAGTGGGACGGCACCTCGACCTACGTCGCCAACCCGCCCTACTTCGAAGGGCTGTCCATGGAGCCGAAGCCGGTTCAGGACATCGTCGAAGGCCGCGTGCTGGCCATCTTCGGCGACTCGATCACCACCGACCACATCTCGCCGGCCGGTTCGATCAAGAAGACCTCGCCCGCCGGTCAGTGGCTGACCAACCACGGCGTCGACGCCCTGGACTTCAACAGCTACGGCGCACGCCGCGGCCACCACGAAGTCATGATGCGCGGCACCTTCGCCAACATCCGCATCCGCAACAAGATCACCCCGGAGATCGAGGGCGGCGTCACCAGGCACTTCCCGTCGGGCGACGTCATGTCGATCTACGACGCGGCCATGCGCTACCAGTCGGAAGGCCGTCCGCTGGTCGTCTTCGCCGGCAAGGAATACGGCACCGGCTCGTCGCGTGACTGGGCGGCCAAGGGCACCAACCTGCTGGGCGTCCGCGCCGTCATCGCCGAGAGCTTCGAGCGCATCCACCGCTCGAACCTGATCGGCATGGGCGTCGTGCCGCTGCAGTTCAAACAGGACGGCTGGCACAAGCTGGGCCTGACCGGCGAGGAGATCGTCACCATCCGCGGCCTGACCGACGCCAACGTCGGCAAGTTGAAGCCCCGTCAGGACCTGTGGGTCGAGATGTTCCGCCCGTCGGACGGCAAGATGGCCCGCTTCCCGGTCCGCTGCCGCATCGACAACCAGACCGAGCTGGAATACCTGCGCGCCGGCGGCGTCATGCCCTACGTGCTGCGGAACCTGGCCGGCGGTGAAGTCGCCGAGGCTCCGGCCGCCGCCGACTAA
- the acnB gene encoding bifunctional aconitate hydratase 2/2-methylisocitrate dehydratase has translation MLEAYRSHVAERAALGIPPLPLSAEQTADLIELIKAPPAGESEQELLDLLTHRVPPGVDDAAKVKASFLSAVAHGDFAVPALSRERATELLGTMVGGYNVKPLIDLLTDAVVGAVAAEGLKKTLLMFDFFHDVAELARGGNVNAQAVIRSWADAEWFTSRDKVAEKITVTVFKVTGETNTDDLSPAPDAWSRPDIPLHYLAMLKNARPGIAPEQDGVRGPMQFIENLKARGHLVAYVGDVVGTGSSRKSATNSVIWATGEDIPFVPNKRFGGVTLGGKIAPIFFNTQEDSGALPIEVDVSNLNMGDVIDIYPYAGKIEKDGQTVADFELKSQVLLDEVQAGGRINLIIGRSLTARAREALGLPPSTAFRLPVTPEDSGKGFTLAQKMVGRACGLPEGQGVRPGTYCEPKMTTVGSQDTTGPMTRDELKDLACLGFSADMVMQSFCHTAAYPKPVDVKTHRELPQFISNRGGVALRPGDGVIHSWLNRLLLPDTVGTGGDSHTRFPIGISFPAGSGLVAFGAATGVMPLDMPESILVRFKGEMQPGITLRDLVHAIPYYAIQQGLLTVAKAGKINAFSGRILEIEGLPDLKVEQAFELTDASAERSAAGCTVKLNKEPIIEYMTSNIVLMKTMIADGYADARTLQRRIDAMELWLAHPNLLEADADAEYAHVIEIDLAEVTEPVLCAPNDPDDARLLSEVQETPIDEVFIGSCMTNIGHFRAASLLLKGKKDIPTRLWVAPPTKMDASELTREGHYSTLGGAGARMEMPGCSLCMGNQAQVKEGATVVSTSTRNFPNRLGKGSNVYLASAELAAVASKLGRIPTVAEYMAEMGVIDADRAEVYRYMNFDQIPEYADRVAAG, from the coding sequence ATGCTCGAAGCCTATCGCTCCCACGTCGCCGAACGCGCGGCGCTCGGCATCCCGCCGCTCCCGCTGTCGGCGGAGCAGACCGCGGACCTGATCGAGCTGATCAAGGCGCCCCCGGCCGGTGAGTCCGAACAGGAACTGCTGGACCTACTGACGCATCGCGTGCCGCCCGGCGTGGATGACGCGGCCAAGGTGAAGGCGTCTTTCCTGTCGGCGGTGGCGCATGGCGATTTCGCGGTTCCGGCCCTGTCGCGCGAGCGCGCGACCGAGCTGCTGGGCACCATGGTGGGCGGTTACAACGTCAAGCCGCTGATCGACCTGCTGACGGATGCGGTGGTCGGCGCGGTCGCCGCCGAGGGTCTGAAGAAGACCCTGCTGATGTTCGACTTCTTCCATGACGTCGCCGAACTGGCCAGGGGCGGCAACGTCAACGCCCAGGCCGTGATCCGGTCCTGGGCCGACGCCGAATGGTTCACCTCGCGCGACAAGGTCGCCGAGAAGATCACCGTCACCGTCTTCAAGGTGACCGGCGAGACCAACACCGATGACCTGTCGCCGGCGCCCGACGCCTGGTCGCGCCCGGACATCCCGCTGCACTATCTGGCCATGCTGAAGAACGCGCGCCCGGGCATCGCGCCGGAACAGGACGGCGTGCGTGGTCCGATGCAGTTCATCGAGAACCTGAAGGCCAGGGGCCATCTGGTGGCCTATGTCGGCGACGTGGTCGGCACCGGTTCGTCGCGCAAGTCGGCGACCAACAGTGTGATCTGGGCCACCGGCGAGGACATTCCCTTCGTGCCGAACAAGCGCTTCGGCGGCGTGACCCTGGGCGGCAAGATTGCCCCGATCTTCTTCAACACCCAGGAAGACTCCGGCGCCCTGCCGATCGAGGTCGACGTCTCGAACCTCAACATGGGCGACGTCATCGACATCTATCCCTACGCCGGGAAAATCGAGAAGGACGGCCAGACGGTCGCCGACTTCGAGCTGAAGTCGCAGGTCCTGCTGGACGAGGTGCAGGCCGGCGGCCGCATCAACCTGATCATCGGCCGGTCGCTGACCGCCCGCGCGCGTGAGGCGCTGGGCCTGCCGCCCTCGACCGCGTTCCGCCTGCCGGTCACGCCGGAGGACAGCGGCAAGGGCTTTACCCTCGCCCAGAAGATGGTCGGCCGCGCCTGCGGTCTGCCGGAAGGTCAGGGCGTGCGTCCGGGCACGTACTGCGAGCCGAAGATGACCACCGTGGGGTCACAGGACACCACCGGTCCGATGACCCGTGACGAGCTGAAGGATCTGGCCTGCCTCGGCTTCTCGGCCGACATGGTGATGCAGTCCTTCTGCCACACCGCCGCCTATCCGAAGCCGGTGGACGTCAAGACGCACCGCGAACTGCCGCAGTTCATCTCGAACCGCGGCGGCGTGGCCCTGCGTCCGGGCGACGGCGTGATCCACTCGTGGCTGAACCGCCTGCTGCTGCCCGACACGGTCGGCACCGGCGGCGACAGCCACACCCGCTTCCCCATCGGCATCTCCTTCCCGGCCGGTTCGGGTCTGGTGGCCTTCGGCGCCGCCACCGGCGTGATGCCGCTGGACATGCCGGAATCGATCCTCGTCCGCTTCAAGGGCGAGATGCAGCCGGGCATCACCCTGCGCGATCTGGTTCACGCCATCCCCTACTACGCCATCCAGCAGGGCCTGCTGACGGTGGCCAAGGCGGGCAAGATCAACGCCTTCTCGGGCCGCATCCTCGAGATCGAGGGCCTGCCGGACCTGAAGGTGGAACAGGCGTTCGAACTGACCGACGCCTCGGCCGAGCGTTCGGCGGCGGGCTGCACCGTCAAGCTGAACAAGGAGCCGATCATCGAGTACATGACCTCGAACATCGTGCTCATGAAGACCATGATCGCCGACGGCTATGCCGACGCCCGCACCCTGCAGCGCCGGATCGACGCCATGGAGCTGTGGCTCGCCCATCCGAACCTGCTGGAAGCCGACGCGGACGCCGAGTACGCCCACGTCATCGAGATCGATCTGGCCGAAGTGACCGAGCCGGTCCTGTGCGCCCCGAACGACCCCGACGACGCGCGCCTGCTGTCCGAGGTGCAGGAGACTCCGATCGACGAGGTCTTCATCGGCTCGTGCATGACCAACATCGGCCACTTCCGCGCCGCCTCGCTGCTGCTGAAGGGCAAGAAGGACATCCCGACCCGTCTGTGGGTCGCCCCGCCGACCAAGATGGACGCCTCCGAACTGACCAGGGAGGGCCATTACTCGACCCTCGGCGGCGCCGGCGCGCGCATGGAGATGCCGGGCTGCTCGCTGTGCATGGGCAATCAGGCGCAGGTGAAGGAAGGCGCGACCGTGGTCTCGACCTCCACCCGCAACTTCCCCAACCGTCTGGGCAAGGGCTCGAACGTCTATCTGGCCTCGGCCGAGCTGGCGGCCGTCGCCTCCAAGCTGGGCCGCATCCCGACCGTGGCGGAATACATGGCCGAGATGGGCGTCATCGACGCCGACCGCGCCGAGGTCTACCGCTACATGAATTTCGACCAGATCCCCGAATACGCGGATCGCGTCGCCGCCGGGTAA
- a CDS encoding isoaspartyl peptidase/L-asparaginase family protein, with protein sequence MTQPTLILHGGAGARRERNYDREVVHMREVVEAMKVRLDRGDSALDVAVAAVVMLEDSGLYVAGRGASPNLAGAYELDASIMDGATKRAGAVAALQGFRNPVVAARAVMDRTPHVMLAGEGAALFALDQGLEPIADEEAWFTRAGKGEDNHPPGTLSHGTVGCCVLDSEGRLAAATSTAGVFGKMPGRVGDTPIPAAGTWADGNVAVSGTGQGEYFIRVAATAQTAWRVAAGQSLSVAAQAVIDEIGAMGGDGGLIALDREGNITAPFNSQGMKRAWLTPAGEIGVEVFGR encoded by the coding sequence ATGACCCAACCCACCCTCATCCTTCACGGCGGCGCCGGCGCGCGGCGCGAACGCAACTATGACCGGGAGGTCGTGCACATGCGCGAGGTTGTCGAGGCGATGAAGGTTCGGCTGGACCGGGGCGACAGCGCGCTGGACGTCGCGGTCGCGGCGGTCGTGATGCTGGAGGACTCGGGTCTCTATGTCGCCGGACGGGGCGCCTCGCCGAATCTGGCCGGGGCCTATGAGCTGGACGCCAGCATCATGGATGGTGCGACGAAGCGGGCGGGCGCCGTGGCGGCGCTGCAGGGCTTCCGCAATCCGGTGGTGGCCGCGCGCGCGGTGATGGACCGGACGCCACACGTCATGCTGGCCGGCGAGGGCGCGGCCCTGTTCGCGCTGGATCAGGGACTGGAGCCCATCGCCGATGAAGAGGCCTGGTTCACGCGCGCCGGCAAGGGCGAGGACAACCATCCGCCGGGCACGCTGAGCCACGGCACGGTGGGCTGCTGCGTGCTGGACAGCGAGGGTCGGCTGGCGGCCGCGACCTCGACCGCCGGGGTTTTCGGCAAGATGCCGGGCCGGGTCGGGGACACCCCGATACCCGCCGCCGGGACCTGGGCGGACGGCAATGTCGCCGTCTCGGGCACCGGGCAGGGTGAATACTTCATTCGCGTCGCCGCCACCGCCCAGACGGCCTGGCGAGTGGCGGCGGGTCAATCGTTGAGCGTGGCCGCTCAGGCGGTTATCGACGAGATCGGCGCCATGGGCGGCGACGGGGGTCTGATCGCGCTGGACCGCGAAGGCAACATCACCGCCCCGTTCAACAGCCAGGGCATGAAGCGCGCCTGGCTGACGCCCGCCGGGGAGATCGGTGTCGAGGTCTTCGGGCGCTGA
- a CDS encoding 2OG-Fe(II) oxygenase family protein: MQAPGTGNTTRGATITIDPALDGRAMAAAFKAHGRIHIPGFLAPHSAAALHDALAAETMWVCSTRGGGQNIDIPVEHFDAFTPQQAARFFSLAHAEARDGFHYMFDSLRVSDLIEKGESIHPALAAGYAFLNSPAFLDFVRALTGDERPNHVDAQATRFEAGHYLTQHDDKKPEAGRLYAYVLNLTPRWRTDWGGLLTFIDEDGHLAEAYAPAWNALNLFRVPAEHAVSFVTPFAGAPRLSITGWVRHLPSDSPHRRASARRP; this comes from the coding sequence ATGCAAGCACCGGGAACGGGGAATACGACCAGGGGCGCGACGATCACCATTGATCCGGCGCTGGACGGTCGCGCCATGGCCGCTGCCTTCAAGGCCCATGGTCGCATCCACATCCCGGGTTTCCTGGCCCCGCACTCGGCGGCCGCCCTGCACGACGCCCTCGCCGCCGAGACCATGTGGGTCTGCTCCACCCGGGGCGGCGGCCAGAACATCGACATCCCGGTCGAGCATTTCGACGCCTTCACGCCCCAACAGGCGGCGCGATTCTTCAGCCTGGCCCACGCCGAGGCGCGCGACGGCTTCCACTATATGTTCGACAGCCTGCGGGTCAGCGACCTGATCGAGAAGGGCGAGTCGATCCATCCGGCGCTGGCCGCCGGCTACGCCTTCCTGAACAGTCCGGCCTTCCTCGACTTCGTTCGCGCCCTGACCGGCGATGAACGACCCAATCATGTCGATGCCCAGGCGACCCGCTTCGAGGCCGGCCACTATCTGACGCAGCACGACGACAAAAAGCCGGAGGCCGGGCGGCTGTACGCCTATGTGCTGAACCTGACGCCACGCTGGCGTACGGACTGGGGCGGACTGCTGACCTTCATCGACGAGGACGGCCATCTGGCCGAAGCCTACGCGCCCGCCTGGAATGCGCTGAACCTTTTCCGCGTGCCGGCGGAGCACGCCGTCTCCTTCGTCACGCCCTTCGCCGGCGCGCCCCGGCTATCCATCACCGGCTGGGTGCGTCATCTCCCGTCCGACTCCCCGCACCGTCGCGCGTCCGCGCGTCGCCCCTAG
- a CDS encoding NADPH:quinone oxidoreductase family protein, with translation MRAVLSKAPGGPETLVVEEVLDPRPQKGEVVIEVKAIGVNFPDTLIIEDKYQFKPQRPFSPGGEVAGIIEAVGEGVKGVFKGDRVIAVPGWGGMVERLAVPASQVIKIPDGMDFQTAASLVMTYGTSYYALKDRAQLKAGESLLVLGAAGGVGVAAVELGKAMGAHVIAAASTNDKVQFALEAGADNGLIYPSGKMDKTAQKELSGELKLASGRDGPDVVYDGVGGDYCEPALRAMDWNGRYLVVGFPAGIPSLPLNLTLLKSVSVIGVFWGAAVARDPSLHVANMADLFRFWSEGKIKPRISRTFPLERAHEAIQALGDRSVMGKVVVTVED, from the coding sequence ATGCGCGCTGTTCTGTCCAAGGCCCCCGGCGGCCCCGAAACCCTGGTCGTCGAGGAGGTTCTGGACCCCCGCCCGCAGAAGGGCGAGGTGGTGATCGAGGTGAAGGCCATCGGGGTCAACTTCCCCGACACCCTGATCATCGAGGACAAATACCAGTTCAAGCCGCAGCGCCCCTTCTCGCCGGGCGGTGAGGTGGCCGGGATCATCGAGGCCGTCGGCGAGGGCGTGAAGGGCGTCTTCAAGGGCGACCGCGTCATCGCCGTGCCCGGCTGGGGCGGCATGGTCGAACGGCTGGCCGTGCCCGCCAGTCAGGTCATCAAGATTCCCGACGGCATGGATTTCCAGACCGCCGCCTCGCTGGTGATGACCTACGGCACGTCCTACTACGCCCTGAAGGACCGGGCGCAGCTGAAGGCGGGGGAAAGCCTGCTGGTGCTGGGCGCCGCGGGCGGTGTCGGCGTCGCCGCCGTCGAACTGGGCAAGGCCATGGGCGCCCACGTCATCGCCGCCGCCTCGACCAACGACAAGGTCCAGTTCGCGTTGGAAGCCGGGGCCGACAACGGCCTGATCTATCCGTCGGGCAAGATGGACAAGACGGCCCAGAAGGAGCTGTCGGGCGAGCTGAAACTGGCTTCGGGCCGCGACGGCCCCGACGTGGTCTATGACGGCGTCGGCGGCGACTACTGCGAGCCGGCCCTGCGCGCCATGGACTGGAACGGCCGCTATCTGGTGGTCGGCTTCCCGGCGGGCATTCCGTCCCTGCCGCTGAACCTGACCCTGCTGAAGTCGGTGTCGGTGATCGGCGTCTTCTGGGGCGCCGCCGTGGCCCGCGATCCGTCGCTGCACGTCGCCAACATGGCCGACCTGTTCAGGTTCTGGAGCGAGGGCAAGATCAAGCCCCGCATCAGCCGCACCTTCCCGCTTGAACGCGCTCACGAGGCCATTCAGGCGCTGGGCGACCGCTCGGTCATGGGCAAGGTCGTGGTGACCGTCGAGGACTGA
- a CDS encoding YkvA family protein, giving the protein MTTNAKPAAGAANPENALDPSYALVPAVQQVNEARVRRGFWPKIRRTAARIPFADQVLSVWYAARDPETPTAAKGIMLGALAYFVLPTDAIPDLFAVVGFTDDAAVFAALLATLGANIKARHRELARTALDHLKGDQD; this is encoded by the coding sequence ATGACCACCAATGCCAAACCTGCCGCCGGGGCAGCCAACCCCGAAAACGCGCTGGACCCGTCCTACGCCCTCGTGCCCGCCGTCCAGCAGGTGAACGAGGCGCGGGTGCGCCGGGGCTTCTGGCCCAAGATCCGGCGCACGGCGGCGCGCATCCCCTTCGCCGATCAGGTGCTGTCGGTCTGGTACGCGGCGCGCGACCCGGAGACCCCGACGGCGGCCAAGGGCATCATGCTGGGGGCGCTGGCCTATTTCGTCCTTCCGACGGACGCCATCCCGGACCTGTTCGCCGTGGTCGGCTTCACTGACGATGCGGCGGTGTTCGCGGCCCTGCTGGCGACGCTGGGGGCGAACATCAAGGCGCGGCACCGGGAACTGGCCCGGACCGCGCTTGATCATCTGAAAGGCGATCAGGACTGA
- a CDS encoding SDR family NAD(P)-dependent oxidoreductase: MKLDSSIAAVVTGGASGLGEGTARAIAATGARVALFDMNEEKGEAVAREIGGIFCKVDVTSDEEVAAAFAKARAAHGQERLTINCAGIATGQKTVSRKKDTGEIRAHDMASFERTVRINLFGTFRVLSQSAAGMVTLEPMADGERGLIVNTASVAAQDGQIGQAAYSASKGGVYAMTLPIARDLAQEGVRCNTILPGIMWTPMMAGMDQKVQDSLAAAIPFPSRLGTPADYASLVLELARNVYINGECIRLDGAIRLAPR; encoded by the coding sequence ATGAAACTCGACAGCAGCATCGCCGCGGTGGTCACCGGCGGGGCCTCGGGCCTCGGTGAAGGCACCGCCCGCGCCATCGCCGCCACCGGCGCCAGGGTCGCCCTGTTCGACATGAACGAGGAAAAGGGCGAGGCCGTCGCGAGGGAGATCGGCGGGATCTTCTGCAAGGTCGACGTCACCTCCGATGAAGAGGTCGCCGCCGCCTTCGCCAAGGCCCGCGCCGCCCACGGGCAGGAGCGCCTGACCATCAACTGCGCCGGCATCGCCACCGGCCAGAAGACCGTCAGCCGCAAGAAGGACACCGGCGAAATCCGCGCTCACGACATGGCGTCGTTCGAGCGCACGGTCCGGATCAACCTGTTCGGCACCTTCCGGGTCCTGTCGCAATCGGCGGCGGGCATGGTGACGCTGGAGCCCATGGCTGACGGCGAGCGCGGCCTGATCGTCAACACCGCCTCGGTGGCGGCCCAGGACGGCCAGATCGGTCAGGCGGCCTACTCGGCGTCCAAGGGCGGCGTCTACGCCATGACCCTGCCCATCGCCCGCGACCTCGCCCAGGAAGGCGTCCGCTGCAACACCATCCTGCCCGGCATCATGTGGACGCCGATGATGGCCGGCATGGACCAGAAGGTTCAGGACAGCCTCGCCGCCGCCATCCCCTTCCCCAGCCGCCTCGGCACCCCCGCCGACTACGCCTCGCTGGTGCTGGAACTGGCCCGCAACGTCTACATCAACGGCGAATGCATCCGCCTCGACGGCGCCATCCGTCTGGCGCCGCGGTAA